The proteins below are encoded in one region of Clostridium estertheticum:
- a CDS encoding Nramp family divalent metal transporter has translation MLNLSSIKNLFKKKHEPKLKALNFIRYIGPGLLVTVGFIDPGNWASNISAGGEYGYALLWMVTLSTIMLILLQHNAAHLGIVTGNCLSEASTATLNPKLNRFVLGSAVIAAVSTALAELLGGAIALNMLFGIPLKLGTILVLCFILWILYTNSYKKLEKWIIGFVSLIGISFLFELSLVHVEWGKAMVGWIKPSFPSGSLPIIMSVLGAVVMPHNLFLHSQVIQSRQWNLKDESVIKKQLKYEFMDTFFSMIVGWAINSAMILIAATTFFAQKVQVTELSQAQQMLTPLLGNTASIVFAIALLFAGISSSVTAGMAGGSIFAGIFGKDYDINSIYTKLGIGITLIGATIAIFFITNPFKGLIYSQMLLSIQLPITIFLQIYLTSSKKVMGKYANSTLSKITLWIIGLIVTGLNIMLLLSLIL, from the coding sequence ATATTGAACTTATCATCTATTAAGAATCTCTTTAAAAAAAAGCATGAACCTAAACTTAAAGCATTAAATTTTATAAGATATATAGGCCCAGGCCTTTTAGTAACAGTAGGATTTATCGATCCAGGAAACTGGGCTTCAAATATTTCTGCCGGTGGCGAATATGGATATGCTCTACTTTGGATGGTAACCCTTTCAACAATTATGCTTATTCTTCTCCAACATAATGCTGCCCACCTTGGAATTGTAACCGGCAATTGTCTATCGGAAGCATCTACTGCCACATTAAACCCAAAGCTTAATCGCTTTGTGCTTGGTTCCGCTGTAATAGCCGCAGTTTCTACTGCCCTTGCAGAGCTTCTAGGCGGAGCTATTGCTTTAAATATGCTATTTGGTATACCTTTAAAGCTTGGAACAATATTAGTTTTATGCTTTATATTATGGATATTATATACAAATTCTTATAAAAAACTAGAAAAATGGATTATTGGCTTTGTCTCGCTTATAGGAATATCCTTCTTATTCGAATTGAGCCTTGTGCATGTAGAATGGGGTAAAGCTATGGTGGGCTGGATTAAACCTTCTTTCCCAAGTGGATCTCTTCCAATCATAATGAGTGTCCTAGGAGCTGTAGTAATGCCTCATAATTTATTTTTGCATTCACAAGTAATACAAAGCCGTCAATGGAATCTAAAAGATGAGAGTGTAATAAAGAAGCAACTTAAATATGAATTTATGGATACATTTTTTTCAATGATAGTAGGCTGGGCTATAAATAGCGCTATGATACTTATCGCGGCAACTACTTTTTTTGCACAAAAGGTTCAAGTTACAGAGCTTAGTCAAGCTCAACAAATGCTTACACCTCTACTTGGAAATACAGCATCGATTGTTTTCGCTATAGCCCTACTTTTCGCTGGAATTTCTTCCTCGGTTACTGCTGGCATGGCAGGCGGAAGTATTTTTGCAGGGATATTTGGCAAGGATTATGATATTAATAGTATATACACTAAACTTGGAATAGGAATTACTTTAATTGGTGCTACAATAGCCATATTTTTTATAACAAATCCCTTTAAAGGGCTTATCTACTCGCAAATGCTCTTAAGTATACAGCTTCCAATAACTATATTCCTACAGATATATTTAACTTCTTCTAAGAAAGTTATGGGCAAATATGCTAACAGTACACTAAGTAAAATAACTCTTTGGATTATTGGACTTATAGTAACTGGGCTTAATATAATGCTATTACTAAGCCTCATACTGTAA
- a CDS encoding glucose-1-phosphate adenylyltransferase yields the protein MQKKEIIAMILAGGQGSRLKLLTKNTAKPAIPFGGKYKIIDFTLSNCSNSGIDTVGVLTQYQPLTLNSHIGIGIPWDLDRNNGGVTLLPPYMHESGGNWYKGTANAIYQNTNFIDSYDPEYVIVLSGDHIYKMDYSKILDYHKKKCADATIAVIEVSIDEASRFGIMNTTIDNKIIEFEEKPKNPKNNMASMGVYIFNWKILRSFLKNDENNKFSSNDFGKNIIPDMLKSDKKLYAYPFKGYWKDVGTIKSLWEANMDLINDKNKLNIHDETWKIYSINPTYPAQYVGPNAKIKNSLVVEGCIVLGEVSNSVLFHGVTVGKNSKISNSVIMPNTKVADNVTINKAIIGNNVIIRRNSLIGVSDDITLVAEGTEIKSNSFIK from the coding sequence ATGCAAAAAAAAGAAATAATAGCCATGATACTCGCAGGTGGACAAGGTAGTAGACTTAAACTACTTACAAAAAATACAGCAAAACCTGCAATACCTTTTGGAGGTAAATACAAGATTATTGATTTTACTCTTAGTAACTGTTCAAATTCAGGAATAGATACAGTTGGCGTATTAACACAATATCAGCCACTTACGTTAAACTCCCATATAGGAATAGGCATCCCTTGGGATCTAGATAGAAATAATGGTGGGGTCACGCTGCTTCCCCCATATATGCATGAATCAGGCGGTAACTGGTATAAAGGTACTGCTAATGCAATTTATCAAAACACTAATTTTATAGACTCCTATGACCCTGAGTATGTAATTGTTCTTTCTGGTGACCACATCTATAAAATGGACTATTCCAAGATCCTTGACTATCATAAAAAAAAATGTGCTGATGCTACCATAGCGGTTATAGAGGTTTCAATAGATGAAGCTTCTAGATTTGGAATAATGAACACTACTATAGACAATAAAATAATTGAGTTTGAAGAGAAACCGAAAAATCCTAAAAACAATATGGCCTCTATGGGTGTATACATTTTTAATTGGAAAATCCTTAGATCCTTTCTAAAAAACGACGAAAACAATAAATTCTCTAGCAATGATTTCGGAAAAAACATAATACCTGATATGCTGAAAAGCGATAAAAAGCTATATGCCTATCCCTTTAAAGGTTATTGGAAAGATGTAGGCACTATTAAAAGTCTTTGGGAAGCGAATATGGACCTGATCAATGATAAAAATAAATTAAATATCCATGATGAAACTTGGAAAATATATTCAATAAACCCTACTTATCCAGCTCAATACGTAGGCCCTAATGCAAAAATCAAAAATTCTTTAGTGGTAGAAGGATGTATTGTCCTTGGAGAAGTCTCTAATTCAGTATTATTCCATGGCGTTACAGTTGGAAAAAACTCTAAAATATCAAATTCTGTTATAATGCCTAATACCAAGGTAGCAGACAATGTTACTATTAACAAAGCTATAATTGGTAATAATGTTATTATAAGACGAAATTCTCTTATAGGCGTTTCAGATGATATAACTCTAGTAGCAGAAGGTACTGAAATTAAATCTAACTCCTTTATAAAGTGA